One window of the Dreissena polymorpha isolate Duluth1 chromosome 5, UMN_Dpol_1.0, whole genome shotgun sequence genome contains the following:
- the LOC127831822 gene encoding methionine synthase reductase-like translates to MPVILNNRFLLLYGSQTGQAKAIAEDIAEKAEAKGLHADIHCLSQTEKKFKIERESCVVLVISTTGDGEPPDTALKFVRHLKKKTLKSDYLSTLNYTLLGLGDSNYTNFCNCGKTLNQRLLELSAKPFYPPGWADDAVGLEVVAEPWIENLIPAITHFLKLPLDNNQSARSSTEIVPHIISEIRVTSESSSNSDTLIQDDNIISVKIINCKNVSNANNESSVANDSTKVDSDSIVYNGFPKERATNGSHIDLTSGSKITENTSIRDCVIVNGHSFSERLNGNISEISSDKVSTAIMSDSVTANSLKGDNAVNSSVGCKKERDTGSLMNSVPPLSESSLTVPILSPEYLKVDFLDTETVNVDELPLQNGCSFPSAASPVVMATVQSICTLTAPSSVKKALAVTISIAGTGITYQAGDAISVVCPNPPEEVEALLKRLGLQDKADTPMQISVIEGTKKKSAAVPKHVPPKCTLHHLFTTCLDFREPPKKALLRALMEYTSDASHQRRLQELCSKQGAVDYTCFIREPSVGVLDLLDCFTSCMPPVTCLIEHLSRLQPRPYSVCTSSRRYPDSLQFVFNVVEIPAGSGRSYHRKGLCTGWLEGLRSGVSAMSKAEDGGDNRSEDSKFSMTGDGDKTGSEAMNTGFGDSEQLSLQMQNLSLNNVKIPIFARTNQNFHQPDDLTIPLILIGPGTGVAPLIGFLQERAELKRKNPEVHHGEVWLFYGCRHRDRDYLFRDTLEAFVTSSVVTRLCVSFSRDDQPADAPRYVQDNMRRHGGDLVTLIQDKGACVYVCGDARNMAKDVNETFVDIFAEHKGLTKDDISGLFMKLRLEKRYREDVWT, encoded by the exons ATGCCAGTGATATTGAACAACCGTTTTCTCCTTCTGTACGGATCTCAGACTGGCCAGGCTAAAGCCATTGCGGAGGATATAGCAGAGAAAGCAGAGGCTAAGGGTCTCCATGCAGACATACATTGCCTCAGCCAGACTGAAAAGAAG TTCAAAATAGAGCGCGAGTCCTGCGTGGTGTTGGTGATATCTACGACAGGCGACGGTGAACCCCCAGACACTGCCCTCAAGTTTGTACGACACCTGAAGAAGAAAACGCTCAAGAGTGACTACCTATCTACACTGAACTACACTCTTCTAG GCCTAGGTGACTCCAACTACACAAACTTCTGCAACTGCGGCAAGACTTTGAACCAGAGGCTCCTGGAACTGAGCGCCAAACCATTCTACCCGCCCGGATGGGCAGATGACGCAGTGGG ATTAGAAGTTGTTGCTGAACCTTGGATAGAAAACTTGATTCCAGCAATCACACATTTTCTAAAACTGCCTCTAGATAATAATCAATCTGCTAGGTCAAGTACTGAAATTGTTCCACATATTATCAGTGAGATCAGGGTTACCAGTGAATCTAGTTCAAATAGTGATACACTTATTCAAGATGACAACATAATTTCTGTAAAGATCATTAATTGCAAGAACGTGTCAAATGCAAATAACGAAAGTTCTGTTGCAAATGATAGTACCAAAGTAGATTCAGATAGTATTGTTTACAATGGCTTTCCAAAAGAAAGAGCAACAAATGGGTCACACATAGATCTCACTTCTGGTAGTAAGATCACAGAAAATACATCAATAAGAGACTGTGTGATAGTTAATGGACATAGTTTCAGTGAAAGACTGAATGGAAATATAAGTGAGATCTCATCAGACAAAGTTTCAACTGCAATCATGAGTGATAGTGTTACAGCAAACTCTTTAAAGGGGGATAATGCTGTGAACTCTTCAGTTGGATGTAAGAAAGAACGTGATACAGGAAGTTTAATGAATTCTGTACCTCCACTGTCAGAGAGTAGCCTTACAGTTCCAATTCTCTCCCCTGAATATCTGAAAGTCGATTTCTTGGACACAGAAACTGTT AATGTCGATGAACTGCCACTTCAAAATGGCTGCAGTTTCCCGTCTGCCGCATCTCCGGTTGTCATGGCAACTGTCCAGTCCATATGCACCCTTACAGCACCCTCTTCAGTGAAGAAAGCACTGGCTGTAACGATTAGCATAGCG GGCACTGGGATCACCTACCAAGCAGGGGATGCAATATCTGTGGTGTGCCCAAACCCACCTGAGGAGGTGGAGGCACTGCTGAAGAG GCTTGGACTACAGGACAAGGCAGACACCCCTATGCAGATATCTGTGATTGAAGGAACAAAGAAGAAGTCTGCTGCTGTGCCAAAGCATGTGCCCCCAAAATGCACTCTACATCACTTGTTCACCACATGCTTAGACTTCAGGGAACCCCCAAAGAAG GCCCTGCTGCGTGCGCTGATGGAGTACACCTCTGACGCGTCACACCAGCGCCGCCTACAGGAGTTGTGCAGCAAGCAGGGGGCTGTGGATTACACCTGCTTCATCAGGGAGCCCAGCGTAGGGGTACTGGACCTGCTAGACTGCTTTACTTCCTGTATGCCACCGGTGACCTGTCTTATAG AACATCTTTCCAGACTCCAGCCCCGTCCATATTCTGTTTGCACTTCATCTCGAAG GTATCCAGATTCTCTACAGTTTGTGTTCAATGTTGTGGAGATACCTGCGGGGAGCGGTCGCAGCTATCACAGGAAGGGGCTCTGCACAGGCTGGCTAGAGGGTCTCCGGTCAGGAGTCAGTGCAATGTCTAAGGCAGAGGATGGCGGTGATAATCGGTCAGAAGACAGTAAATTTTCTATGACTGGGGATGGAGACAAAACTGGGTCAGAGGCAATGAACACTGGTTTTGGTGACTCCGAACAGCTATCTTTGCAGATGCAGAACTTGTCCCTTAATAATGTAAAG ATCCCCATCTTTGCACGGACAAATCAAAACTTCCATCAGCCTGATGACCTCACCATTCCCTTGATTCTGATTGGTCCAGGGACTGGAGTGGCTCCATTGATTGGCTTCCTGCAGGAGAGGGCGGAGCTAAAGAGAAAAAATCCAGAGGTCCATCATGGGGAAGTCTGGCTGTTCTATGGTTGCAGGCACAGGGATAGAGACTATCTTTTCAG GGATACGCTAGAGGCCTTTGTGACATCATCGGTTGTCACCAGATTGTGTGTTAGCTTCTCACGTGACGATCAGCCTGCTGATGCCCCTCGCTACGTGCAGGACAACATGCGTCGTCACGGGGGCGACCTTGTGACCTTGATACAAGACAAGGGTGCCTGTGTGTACGTGTGTGGCGATGCCAGGAACATGGCCAAGGATGTCAATGAAACTTTTGTGGATATATTTGCCGAACATAAAG GCTTGACCAAAGATGATATCAGTGGACTGTTCATGAAACTGCGTTTAGAGAAGCGCTACAGAGAAGATGTGTGGACGTAA